Genomic segment of Oncorhynchus kisutch isolate 150728-3 unplaced genomic scaffold, Okis_V2 Okis03b-Okis08b_hom, whole genome shotgun sequence:
gtatctgctctgcatactgtatgtgttattagtagtatctactctgcatactgtatgtgttattagtagtatccgcatactgtatgtgttattagtagtatctgctctgcatactgtatgtgttattagtagtatccgcatactgtatgtgttattagtagtatctgctctgcatactgtatgtgttattagtagcatactgtaggtgttattagtagtatctgctctgcatactgtatgtgttattagtagcatactgtaggtgttattagtagtatctgctctgcatactgtatgtgttattagtagtatctgcatactgtaggtgttattagtagtatctgctctgcatactgtatgtgttattagtagcatactgtatgtgttattagtagcatactgtatgttattagtagtatccgcatactgtatgtgttattagtagtatctgctctgcatactgtatgtgttattagtagtatccgcatactgtatgttattagtagtatctgctctgcatactgtatgtgttattagtagcatactgtaggtgttattagtagtatatgctctgcatactgtatgtgttattagtagtatccgcatactgtatgtgttattagtagtatctgctctgcatactgtatgtgttattagtagtatccgcATACTGTAGGTGTTAGTAGTATctactctgcatactgtatgttgttagtagtatctactctgcatactgtatgtgttattagtagtatctactctgcatactgtatgtgttattagtagtatctgctctgcatactgtatgtgttattagtagtatctactctgcatactgtatgtgttattagtagcatactgtaggtgttattagtagtatctgctctgcatactgtgtgtgttattagtagtatctgctctgcatactgtatgtgttattagtagtatatgctctgcatactgtatgtgttattagtagcatactgtaggtgttattagtagtatctgctctgcatactgtatgtgttattagtagtatctgctctgcatactgtatgtgttattagtagtatccgcatactgtatgttattagtagtatctgctctgcatactgtatatgttattagtagtatctgcatactgtatgtgttattagtagtatctgctctgcatactgtatatgttattagtagcatactgtatgtgttattagtagtatccgcatactgtatgtgttattagtagtatctgctctgcatactgtatgtgttattagtagtatctgctctgcatactgtatgcgttattagtagtatctgctctgcatactgtatgttattagtagtatctactctgcatactgtatgttattagtAGCAGGGTTTTCTATCAACCTGTGAGAAAATATACCACAATGAATACATCAATTACACCATCATCACAACCAATTACACCATCATCACAACCAATTACACCATCATCACAACCAATTACACCATCATCACAACCATTTACACCATCATCACAACCATTTACACCATCATCACAACCATTTACACCATCATCACAACCATTTACACCATCATCACAACCATTTACACCATCATCACAACCAATTACACCATCATCACAACCATTTACACCATCATCACAACCATTTACACCATCATCACAACCAATTACACCATCATCACAACCATTTACACCATCATCACAACCAATTACACCATCATCACAACCATTTACACCATCATCACAACCAATTACACCATCATCACAACCAATTACACCATCATCACAACCAATTACACCATCATCACAACCAATTACACCATCATCACAACCAATTACACCATCATCACAACCATTTACACCATCATCACAACCCTGAGAACAAAACAACACGCAACACGAGCaattgtctttttactgtttattATTAAAATAGGTTTTTGGAAGTTTAgcataatgtgtgtgtattaagctgacagagtgtgtgtgtgtgtgtgtgtcaggtggaaGGGGTGCTGGTGTGGAGTCCTCCTGTTGGTTAGGGGGATTAGGGCAGGGGGGTTTATGAGGTTAGGGGGCTttcttataattttttttacctttatttaacttggcaagtcagttaagaacaaatgcttatttacaatgacggcctgccccCCGGCCaagccctaacccggacgacgccgggccaattgtgctccgccctatgggtcgtctcccaatcacgtccggttgtgatacatcctggaatcgaaccagttCTGTAGTGACggctcaagcactgagatgcagtgccttagaccgctgcgccactcaggagtcaGCTGGTTAGTTATTGAAGCGGACCCGTCGCATGGAGCCCACTGTGCTGCTCTGGGAGCCCCAGTCAGAGGCATTGTTGTAGTCACGTTTCTCCAAGACATAGTGGGGACCTCTGTAGTTAGGCTCCTGGTACACCACCCAGctgaagagacagacaggcaggaaggaaggaaggaaggaaggcaggcaggaaggaaggaaggcaggaaggaaggcaggGACAGAAAAAGAAATGGGGTGattagggtgcactatgtagggaatagggtgcactatgtagggaatggggtgcactatgtagggaatagggtgccatttgcctCTGACCTGGGTATCTGGACCTGGTAGGTCTGGGAGGATAGAGGCAGCCCTGTTGAGACTGTATATTATAGAGGGGTACTTACGCCCCTCCCAGGACACGGATAGAGGCAGCCCTGTTGAGACTGTATATTATAGAGGGGTACTTACGCCCCTCCTAGGACACGGATAGAGGCAGCCCTGTTGAGACTGTAGCGAGTCATCATGTTGGGGATGTCATCCTGTAGTTCTGTCCTCTTACCAGAGAACCCAGCCCTCTCAAACAGATGGGCTCGGGCAGGAGACGAGTCCTGGGAGAGACGATACagagggttagtgtgtgtgtgtgtttgtcccagtCTGTGTGGGTCGTCCTCAGGGGATAATTGTACCAGGTTGGCCAATAACAGAAACTAGTAGCTAGTCATTTTAGATTGAGAGtatttcccctgtgtgtgtgtgtgtctgtgtgtgtgtgtgtgtgtgtgtgtgtctgtgtctgtgtctgtgtctgtgtctgtgtctgtgtgtgtgtgtgtgtttgtttgtccgcgcgcgtgtgtgtgtgtgtgtctgtgtgtgtgtgtctgtctgtgtctgtgtgtgtgtgtgtgtctgtttctgtgtctgtgtgtgtgtctgtgtgtgtgtgtgtgtgtgtgtgtttgtttgtccgtgtgtgtgtgtgtgtgtctgtgtgtgtgtgtgtgtctgtgtgtgtgtctgtctgtgtctgtgtgtgtgtgtgtgtgtgtgtctgtgtctgtgtgtgtgtgtgcttgtttgtccgtgtgtgtgtgttttcgtgtgtgtgtgtgcgtgtgtgtctgtgtgtgtctgtgtgtgtgtgtgtgtctgtttgtgtctgtgtgtgtgtgtgtgtgtttgtttgtccgtgtgtgtgtgttttcgtctgtgtgtgtgttcctatgcCTCTCCGTCTCACCTGTTTGACTGAGCGCACCGAGGAGACATGGTCCACCTGGGCACACCACTTGTCGTAGCAGTTGTACTCTCCCTTCTCTGCCATGTCCCACAGGTACTGACGTCCCCTGAAGTTCTCCTGCTCGTAGCCCACCCatctgaaccacacacacacatagacacaaccTCTGAACAGTGGAACAATGACTGCAGACAACAACAGGGTGTTGGAGGGGAAAGCTAGGGACAAGATACATCTATATGCCTTAGGATGAACACATTAAGAATGTAATTGTGAAAGAACGTGATTGGCCAGATCTGAATTACTGCAATGATACTGAAAATAAATTCCTGCTCGGAATTCTATTCTATTTGATTATATTCTCGTTTGTTCTGAATGATATTGGTATTTTTGAAGTAAACAGGTATTCGTGTTCAATGTGATATAATCCACAGTTTTCTATACAGAATGCGTGTCATTTTGCAGTGacatattaatgtcactaggtggcTCCACTCCACTTATgatccatctccacagagccctaacgctccatctccacagagccctaaccctccatctccacagagccctacgctccatctccacagagccctacgctccatctccacagagccctatgctccatctccacagagccctaaccctccatctccacagagccctacgctccatctccacagagccctaacccactaaccctccATCGCCACAGAGCCCTAACCAACTAACCCTCCATCGCCACAGAGCCCTGACCCACTaaccctccatctccacagagccctaacccactaaccctccatcgccacagagccctaacccactaaccctccattgccacagagccctaacccgcttaccctccatctccacagagccctaaccctccatctccacagagccctaacccacttacgctccatctccacagagccctaacccacttacgctccatctccacagagccctaacccactaaccctccatctccacagagccctaacccactaaccctccATCGCCACAGAGCCCTAACCAACTAACCCTCCATCGCCACAGAGCCCTGACCCACTaaccctccatctccacagagccctaacccactaaccctccatcgccacagagccctaacccactaaccctccattgccacagagccctaacccgcttaccctccatctccacagagccctaaccctccatctccacagagccctaacccacttacgctccatctccacagagccctaacccacttacgctccatctccacagagccctaacccactaaccctccatctccacagagccctaacccactaaccctccatctccacagagccctaacccactaaccctccatctccacagagccctaacccactcaccctccatctccacagagccctaacccactaaccctccatctccacagagccataacccactaaccctccatctccacagagccctaaccctccatctccacagagccctaacccactaaccctccatctccacagagccctaacccactaaccctccatctccacagagccctaacccactTACGCTCCATTCTCCACCTGCACAGAGTTGCATCTCTCTGGGAAGTTCTTGTCGCTTAGTTTCTGGCAGTCGGCACTCAGGTCCAGACGTCTGCCGGCAAAATTACGCTGTTCGAAAAGGGTCACCTGACAACACAATATCAACACACAAAATAACATCATCAACAACCACTAAGTAAATATTAACAACTCTCTTATTGACGTGGTACATCTCTATGAAATAACTAACTTATTGACATGGTACATCTATGAAATACCTAACTTATTGACATGGTACATCTCTATGAAATAACTAACTTATTGACATGGTACATCTATGAAATACCTAACTTATTGACATGGTACATCTCCATGAAATAACTAACTTATTGACATGGTACATCTCTATGAAATAACTAACTTATTGACATGGTACATAGTACATCTCTATGAAATAACTAACTTATTGACATGGTACATAGTACATCTCTATGAAATAACTAACTTATTGACATGGTACATCTATGAAATAACTAACTTATTGACATGGAACATGGTACATCTCTATGAAAGAACTAACTTATTGACATGGTACATCTATGAAATAACTAACTTATTGACATGGTACATCTATGAAATAACTAACTTATTGACATGGTACATCTATGAAATAACTAACTTATTGACATGGTACATCTCTATGAAATATCTAACTTAATGAAATATGTAAACGGTTTTGCTCTGATTTAAAAAGTCAGCTCCGTTATCTTGTGTGTTGGACGAGGGCATCACACGTTTGGACCTACCCTCCCACTGGACCCGTAGAAGGCACGTTGGAGCACAGACCCCAGCTTGCTGCAGAGAGATGATGGAGGGACCTCTAGTTAAACACATGAACTTCAGACAGGACCTTTGTCCACAGCACCTTCGCCAGCTATCTCActcagatgtacacacacacacacacacacacggacacgcacacgcacacgcacgcacgcacgcacgcacgcacgcacacacacacacacacacacacacacacacacacacacgcgcgcacgcacgcacacacacacacacacacacacacacgcacgcacacacacacacgcacgcacacacacacacgcacacacacacacacacacacatcaataatcTTGCTGCCAAATTCCGATAAGGGACAGCATGTATCTGTGACTGAAACGTTTATTTGATATCTATAGAGCCTATGATTATACTTTAAAGACGGAATGGTTATCTGTGAACTTTGTACTTTTTTCCCAGTAATAATGTCTAATGTAATTTTAGAGAGTGGACCaaacggtaccctattccctatgtagtgcactacttttaaccagacctgtatgggctgtatggggctctggtcaaaagtagtgcactacatagggaatagggtgccgtttgtcCTTAAAATCAGGCCATTATGACAAACTAGAATTGTGTTTCAATCCTTTCCCTATAAACAGGAATCAGGCTAGCTATCATTTAAAATGAGATGATTTAACAGGAATCAGGCTAGCTATCATTTAAAATGAAGGTGATTTAACAGGAATCAGGCTAGCTATCATTTAAAATGAGATGATTTAACAGGAATCAGTCTAGCCATCATTTAAAATGAGATGATTTAACGGGAATCAGGCTAGCTATCATTTAAAATGAGATGATTTAACGGGAATCAGGCTAGCCATCATTTAACATGAGATGATTTAACAGGAATCAGGCTAGCCATCAATCATGATTTGGGCGACTTTTGGTGTCATGTGCATAGAGATCAGGGTTGGAGTCCATTTTaatttcaattccagtcagtTCAGAAAGTAAACCTAATTCCAAGTCCAATTTTCCAGAATCACTGCTGtagaatacccccccccccccccaccaccaccactcttcCCCTATCTAACACCTCACCTGAACGGGACGGGCAGCACACCCTGATCACAGCACTCTGAACATACCTGGTTTGTTGGGCTAGTCCGTATACTTTAGTGAAGATGTTCATGTCAGCTCCAAGAGGCCGGGAGAAAGACCTTTAAATACAGCGCTGTCCAGGTCACCGCTGACAGGAGCTACTAGAAGGATCACAGGCCCTGGGACACATTCATATGCTAAACACAGCtcacaggtcacacacacacacacacatgctgcattattgtaaacacacacacacatacacatacacacatacacacacacacacacacacacatgctgcattattgtaaacacacacacacatacacatacatgctGCATtattgtaaacacacacacacatacacacacacacacacacacacacacacacacacacacacacacacacacacacacacacacacacacacacacacacacgcacacatgctgCATtattgtaaacacacacacatacacacacacacacacacacacacacacacacacacacacacacacacacacacacacacatagaaatgcAGACACAAATAaacaaccaccacacacacatatacacagaaacacagattCAAGCATATGTGCATTgtatctgcacacacacacacacacacacacacacacacacacacacacacacacacacacacacacacacacacacacacacacacacacacacacacaccctctgtgaCGCTGCGTATGTACTAACAGAACAAGGAGTGCAGTGCCAACAGTTTTACCTCCTAACTATTCAGCGTTTTTTGGGGGAACAATATGGCTTCCCTCCATGATAATAACTGCATTCAGCCTGGATGGCTGGGTGCAGGACAGACTGTATAGCACTGTAGAGCTGAATGGAACGGAGCATCTGGCTGCTACTACTCAGAATGGAGGCTTCTGCCATGGACGTCTATGGTTATTCAGATACAgattaatgtatgtatgtatgctggTAAATTAAAtaactcaacccccccccccccccctccatcataTACATGGAAATATATTACATCAGAGTCTCCTTTTGTTCACGCTGTTGGCATATAAGAGGATGTGTTATGATTCTGAcctctcatctagctaggatgtgataggctactgtagaacagaacattctctcaactagctaggatgtgataggctactgtagaacagaacattcctctctcatctagctaggatgtgataggctactgtagaacagaacattctctcatctagctaggatgtgataggctactgtagaacagaacattctctcatctagctaggatgtgataggctactgtagaacagaacattcctctctcaactggctaggatgtgataggctactgtagaacagaacattcctctctcatctagctaggatgtgacaggctactgtagaacagaacattcctcTCTCAACTGGCTAcaatgtgataggctactgtagaacagaacattcctctctcatctagctaggatgtgataggctactgtagaacagaacattctctcatctagctaggatgtgataggctactgtagaacagaacattcctctctcatctagctaggatgtgataggctactgtagaacagaacattctctcatctagctaggatgtgataggctactgtagaacagaacattctctcatgtagctaggatgtgataggctactgtagaacagaacattcctctctcatctagctaggatgtgataggctgctgtagaacagaacattctctcatctagctaggatgtgataggctactgtagaacagaacattctctcatctagctaggatgtgataggctactgtagaacagaacattctctcatctagctaggatgtgataggctactgtagaacagaacattcttcTCTCAACtggctaggatgtgataggctactgtagaacagaacattctctcatctagctaggatgtgataggctactgtagaacagaacattctctcaactagctaggatgtgataggctactgtagaacagaacattctctcatctagctaggatgtgataggctactgtagaacagaacattctctcatctagctaggatgtgataggctactgtagaacagaacattcctctctcatctagctaggatgtgataggctactgtagaacagaacattcctcTCTCAACTGGCTAcaatgtgataggctactgtagaacagaacattctctcaactagctaggatgtgataggctactgtagaacagaacattcctctctcatctagctaggatgtgataggctactgtagaacagaacattctctcatctagctaggatgtgataggctactgtagaacagaacattctctcatgtagctaggatgtgataggctactgtagaacagaacattcctctctcatctagctaggatgtgataggctgctgtagaacagaacattctctcatctagctaggatgtgataggctactgtagaacagaacattctctcatctagctaggatgtgataggctactgtagaacagaacattctctcatctagctaggatgtgataggctactgtagaacagaacattcctctcccatctagctaggatgtgataggctactgtagaacagaacattctctcatctagctaggatgtgataggctactgtagaacagaacattctctcatctagctaggatgtgataggctactgtagaacagaacattctctcaactagctaggatgtgataggctactgtagaacagaacattcctctctcatctagctaggatgtgataggctactgtagaacagaacattctctcaaCTGGCTAcaatgtgataggctactgtagaacagaacattctcccatctagctaggatgtgataggctactgtagaacagaacattcttcTCTCAACtggctaggatgtgataggctactgtagaacagaacattctctcatctagctaggatgtgataggctactgtagaacagaacattctctcaactagctaggatgtgataggctactgtagaacagaacattctctcatctagctaggatgtgataggctactgtagaacagaacattctctcatctagctaggatgtgataggctactgtagaacagaacattcctctctcatctagctaggatgtgataggctactgtagaacagaacattctctcatctagctaggatgtgataggctactgtagaacagaacattctctcatctagctaggatgtgataggctactgtagaacagaacattcctctctcatctagctaggatgtgataggctactgtagaacagaacattctctcatctagctaggatgtgataggctactgtagaacagaacattctctcaactagctaggatgtgataggctactgtagaacagaacattctctcatctagctaggatgtgataggctactgtagaacagaacattctctcatctagctaggatgtgataggctactgtagaacagaacattcctctctcatctagctaggatgtgataggctactgtagaacagaacattctctcatctagctaggatgtgataggctactgtagaacagaacattctctcaactagctaggatgtgataggctactgtagaacagaacattctctcaactagctaggatgtgataggctactgtagaacagaacattctctcatctagctaggatgtgataggctactgtagaacagaacattcctctctcatctagctaggatgtgataggctactgtagaacagaacattctctcatctagctaggatgtgataggctactgtagaacagaacattctctcatctagctaggatgtgataggctactgtagaacagaacattctctcatctagctaggatgtgataggctactgtagaacagaacattcctctctcatctagctaggatgtgataggctactgtagaacagaacattctctcaaCTGGCTAcaatgtgataggctactgtagaacagaacattcctctcccatctagctaggatgtgataggctactgtagaacagaacattctctcaaCTGGCTAcaatgtgataggctactgtagaacagaacattctctcatctagctaggatgtgataggctactgtagaacagaacattcttcTCTCAACtggctaggatgtgataggctactgtagaacagaacattctctcatctagctaggatgtgataggctactgtagaacagaacattctctcaactagctaggatgtgataggctactgtagaacagaacattctctcatctagctaggatgtgataggctactgtagaacagaacattcctctctcatctagctaggatgtgataggctactgtagaacagaacattcctctctcatctagctaggatgtgataggctactgtagaacagaacattctctcatctagctaggatgtgataggctactgtagaacagaacattctctcatctagctaggatgtgataggctactgtagaacagaacattctctcatctagctaggatgtaataggctactgtagaacagaacattctctcatctagctaggatgtgataggctactgtagaacagaacattcctctctcatctagctaggatgtgataggctactgtagaacagaacattctctcatctagctaggatgtgataggctactgtagaacagaacattctctcatctagctaggatgtgataggctactgtagaacagaacattctctcatctagctaggatgtgataggctactttagaacagaacattctctcatctagctaggatgtgataggctactgtagaacagaacattctctcaactagctaggatgtgataggctactgtagaacagaacattctctcaactagctaggatgtgataggctactgtagaacagaacattctctcaactagctaggatgtgataggctactgtagaacagaacattcct
This window contains:
- the LOC109883803 gene encoding gamma-crystallin N-B-like, which codes for MNIFTKVYGLAQQTSKLGSVLQRAFYGSSGRVTLFEQRNFAGRRLDLSADCQKLSDKNFPERCNSVQVENGAWVGYEQENFRGRQYLWDMAEKGEYNCYDKWCAQVDHVSSVRSVKQDSSPARAHLFERAGFSGKRTELQDDIPNMMTRYSLNRAASIRVLGGAWVVYQEPNYRGPHYVLEKRDYNNASDWGSQSSTVGSMRRVRFNN